Proteins found in one Elephas maximus indicus isolate mEleMax1 chromosome 11, mEleMax1 primary haplotype, whole genome shotgun sequence genomic segment:
- the LOC126086268 gene encoding vomeronasal type-1 receptor 4-like, whose amino-acid sequence MIHVAHVSSSHLGPSGSEDKYQSLGTEGMSSKDLTFGMIFLLQTTFGILGNFFLLLQYIILCFTKCRLQSTDLILKNLTVANSLSILCKGIPKTMEGFGWKNFLNDVGCKFVLYVHRVGRGVSFGSTCLLSIFQAIIISPRNSGWAELQVKAPKYMGFSIFLSWILHMLLNTSFLMYMTSNRSNKTITNKKDYGYCSSVRIDQTTILLHSLWLALPDVVTLGLMLWFSGSMVFILYKHKQRVQHIHRNSVSPRASAETRATQTILVLVSTFVSFYILSSIFQIFIAVFYQPSWWILNMDALISMCFPTVSPLILMSCDSSLSRLCFDVMKKTKFPPLIRNT is encoded by the coding sequence ATGATACATGTGGCCCATGTCTCATCTTCCCATCTAGGACCCTCTGGCTCCGAAGACAAATATCAGTCACTGGGAACTGAGGGAATGTCCTCCAAGGATTTGACTTTCGGAATGATTTTCTTATTACAGACTACATTTGGTATCCTGGGCaactttttccttcttctccagTATATCATCCTTTGTTTCACTAAATGCAGGTTACAGTCCACAGACTTGATTCTCAAGAACCTGACTGTAGCCAACTCCTTGTCCATTCTCTGTAAAGGAATCCCAAAGACTATGGAAGGTTTTGGGTGGAAAAATTTCCTCAATGATGTTGGATGCAAATTTGTTTTATATGTTCACAGAGTGGGCAGGGGAGTGTCCTTTGGCAGCACCTGTCTGTTGAGTATCTTCCAGGCCATCATCATCAGCCCCAGGAACTCTGGGTGGGCAGAGCTTCAAGTGAAAGCTCCCAAGTACATGGGCTTCTCCATTTTCCTATCCTGGATCCTGCACATGTTGCTGAATACCAGTTTTCTGATGTACATGACTAGTAATCGCAGCAATAAAACCatcacaaacaaaaaagactatGGATACTGTTCTTCTGTGAGAATTGACCAAACCACCATCTTACTACACTCATTATGGCTGGCACTCCCTGATGTTGTGACTTTGGGACTCATGCTCTGGTTCAGCGGCTCCATGGTTTTCATCTTGTACAAACACAAGCAGCGGGTCCAGCACATTCATAGGAACAGCGTCTCCCCCAGAGCCTCTGCTGAGACCAGAGCCACCCAAACCATCCTTGTCCTGGTGAGCACCTTTGTATCTTTTTACATCCTCTCCTccatatttcaaatttttatagCTGTTTTTTATCAACCCTCTTGGTGGATACTGAACATGGATGCACTCATTTCCATGTGTTTCCCCACTGTCAGCCCCTTGATTCTCATGAGCTGTGATTCCAGCCTCTCCAGGCTCTGCTTTGATGTGATGAAGAAGACAAAATTCCCTCCTCTTATCAGAAATACCTAA